The following DNA comes from Vicia villosa cultivar HV-30 ecotype Madison, WI unplaced genomic scaffold, Vvil1.0 ctg.000509F_1_1, whole genome shotgun sequence.
TAAAGTTTTGTTGATAAAAATTAGTCAGAAATAGATAATAATAGTATAGATCATACTTTTAATAAGTtgtatatgattaaaaaaattataaacgaATCAATTGTGcgaacaaaaaaaactaaaataaaataaaaaaagggcATGAAAAATGTGGTAGATAAAACAACTAAAACACCCTTTATGTCAATACAACAAATTCATTATGATTTCTAATTTTAATGTATGAGTATTTTGGAGAGTTTAGGTGGAAATACAAAAATAGAAAGTGAAAACAATAGAAAGAGTAATGACAACAAATAATATTTAGCGTAATAAATTTGTGTTCATTGATGTATATGtgttggatattttaagttagaTCTAACATCACAactttacaaaaataaaaaatagttcaaCAATTTCCAACTAACATCTATAAGAATGGTAAAAAATAGACAAAGGTACAAGTATATATAGAGTTGATAATTCTTATTTTTAAGCACACATTAATATCAATTCTTTTCTAAGTATTCATAGCGCCATGAAGATCTTGATTCTCTTTAGTATTACCATTGCATGTAGCTTTTTGGGAAATCTTGTTTCAAATGCTAACCCTCTACCGTACGAAGCCATCTTTAACTTTGGTGACTCTACAAGTGATACTGGAAATTCCGCATTTGACCATCCACCAATGGATAAAGATAGTCCTTATGGTTCAACGTACTTCAAACATCCAGCAGGACGCTTATCTAATGGGAGACTCATCATAGATTTTATAGGTACTTTTACATATATATTTCTCTCTTTCTAATTCCTTATGGTTCAACTTACCTTTATATAGTTGTTAGAATTAAAATCAACAATACTTAATGTTGACATGTGTTTGATCGAAAATCCAATAGCTCACGATCATTTAAGACTGTTTGGCTTAATGAatactttcttttcaaaataaatatttaattgcaGCTGAAGCGTACGGGTTACCTTTTTTACCGGCCTATAAAAATATCACAAAAAGCCAAGAAGATATTAAAAAGGGAGTCAATTTTGCATATGCTGGTGCAACTGCACTTGAGTTCAAGTATTTTGCTCGTAGTGGAGTTAGACCACTTGCAACAGAAAATTCATTGAATGTGCAATTTGGTTGGTTTAAGAAGCTAAAACCATCcttatgtaaaagcaaagaaggtTTTGCCCTAACTCCTTGCATATCATATATTCTGTGTCAAatggatgaattttattttatatgactAACATATTTTTTTGTGAATTCATAGAGTGTAACAACTTCTTCAAACAATCATTGTTTCTAGTGGGAGAGATTGGTGGGAATGATGTTTTTTCTCATATTTCTAAAACTGTTACAGAACTTCGTGAAATAGTTCCTTTAATTGTCGAATCCATTACAAATACAACTTCagtatgttttatcaaaatttaaaagttaatttttttcatttctagAATAATTATGTTTGAGTTTTAATATTATTGAGTAAATAATATTCTTTGATAAACAAAAATGATTTACTTATTTCTCTATGATAGGCATTAATCGAAGAAGGAGCAGCAGAGCTAGTGGTTCCTGGAAACTTTCCAATAGGTTGCAATGCTGGATTATTGTCTGTAGTAAATAGTCAAAAGAAAGAAGactatgatgaatttggatgtttgATATCTTACAACACTTTCACTGAATACTTTAATGAACAACTAAAAAGTTCCATAGAGACATTAAAACAAAAACATCCTCAAGCTAAGATAGTATACTTTGACTACTACAGGGCTGCCAAACGTTTATATCAAGCACCACAACAATATGGTTTGTGGAGATAGTATTTTCTTTTCATatcaaatttatattaatttattcttGTCAAATTCTTTTTAACACGTACCCTATTTTGTGTACATTAATGCTGCAGGATTTAATTCTGATAAGGTTGAGTTTTTGAAAGCTTGTTGTGGAGGTGGTGGACCATACAATGTTAATGAAAAATTTTGTGGAACGCCTGGTACAACTGTTTGCTCTGATCCTTCGAAACAAATAAATTGGGATGGAGCCCACTTTACTGAAGCAGCACACAAGCAAATAGCAAAAGGTTTAGTGGAAGGACCTTTTGCAAATCCTTCTCTAAAATCTGCTCCTTTTAAGATAACATAGAGCTAATAACAACACACTTTAAGAAAGAcattctttgatgaattttaaACATGATTGGACTTTGTTTCTATCAGGAGcattttaaatgtattttatataacttatataaatagatttaaatttgaatcatCATCagtaaatgaattaaaaatttcaTTCTATTTATAATAGTTAGATGCGTAAAAGATTCATTTACCTTCATATAATAcgttatttttattgaaatttaataaatattatacacacacagaattgttttttttttccggCTTTTTTCCTTTAAAAGTTTAATTTTGCGATCTTTATGGAATAATCTATCAAATTGCAATTTATCTCTAATTTTATAGTTAACCATTTTCTTTCAAATATTATAGTTAAGACCTTTTTGCTAAGCGTGGCAAAGAGGGCGGCGCGCCTCGTTTAGGCATGTCCTATTTAAGCCCGTCCAAAGCATAGTAAGGTGGGCCAACTTAGGCGTCTGAGTTAAAAATTCAAGCCCGTCCCATTTACTAAAGAGTTGGTGGGTGGCAGGACGACTCgccaaactttttttaaaaaatttgatttaaaacatTACTAAAAAGGCCGACAAAAGATTTTTTTGACATTGCATAATAGAAATTTAACAAGTATTAAACAAATAACAAAATTTTAATCATTGCCGATGAGACCTAGTTTTGAAAGGATGAAATAAGATTTTATTTATATAAGAAGAGGGAACATTCCGTTTTTtaccaataaataaaaaaatagtggACTAGGTTCCTCAATGCACTGTCCAATTTTCATTCtaagtaaaaaaaatagttttaatagAAAATATGGGGGCAAACACCTCCCCCCTCCTCAAACTATTTTTTAAGAGGGTTAGACGGGGCAGCCTAACCTAAGACATCGAGCCAAAAACCTCAGTATAGCGCACCAAAAATGGTAGGTCAAATATGACGGCCTAATCGGTTGAACCCATTTGCACTAGTTCGTGTTTTATCATCATAGTCTTGCCCCCATCTTTCACTTATATAGTTTTACTGGTATAATCATCAATTAACTAATTACATTGTCTTTGAATTTTAGCCACATATATAATATTAACCTTATAACATTAACCTTAGTTTCtgctttaaatatttttttttaggaaAAAGAGTTTCTAAATATTcctaattcaaaaataaattttgtggTAAAGTGGGAAAATCATGTGAACACATTTTTAGTAAAATAACCAGGAAAACAGTTCATTTAAATATTCATCATTATCCAAATCTCCATATCCACTATGGCATGGAATCTGGCTATATATTCTACTGTTGATTTATCTACCTCACCAACAAACTTAGTAAATTTAGGGATATTAGTTTTCCGAGGTATTTCAGTTTTGAAGGTGAGATATACGCAAAATGGGGAGACGGTTGAATTTTAGttgttttaaacttttttttgatatatatatatatatatatatatatatggggacaactctagtgagaacacttggttattatgagaaatgagaataatgaatcacgaccattaaattttgatttgttgattttaatgaactggattggtttctctttctatgttgatttaaaataaatattaaggatcatagaaagagaaaccaatccagcccattaaaatcaacaaatcaaaatttaatggtcgtgattcattgttctcatttctcataataaccaattgTTCTtacttgagtcgtcccatatatatatatatatatatatagacacacacgtGCACAAATATCTTGTTGTAAAGCTTGTTCATAGTCTCAAATGTCAAGAAAATATAATGTTTTAGTTTTCCTTTCTAAATAACTCCTCTATGATCAATAGATATAATAGTTAGCATGATTTGAACTAATTTATCTATAATGATCTTAGTTATGATATTAAATTTGAAGTTTGACGTTTCAATGGATATGAATCGCTTAATTATGTCACCATTTGGATATTTGGAAAAGAGAACAAATAGTATTAATTACAATACTATTTGTCCTCAGTTCCGAATATCCAATAATTAACAAATTTGGAAGGAGCTATCCAATTGTAAGAACTATAACACTACTATAATAACATGATACTTGATAATATATTTTAAGATTTGGCAATAGAAGGCTTTTTGCCTCTCTTTTAAACTATTTACATTGGGGAAAATGTTTTATTCAAGCATGAgagaattttcatatttttattgcattagtttgtgtgttttattttgcacgaaaaaaaattatcaaactttctttttcttGAAATCATTTACTAAGTTATTTGAATAAAGATAATATGCATATGTATATTAACTATGAAACTTTGAAAGGAAAACCAATCCTAAGGTGCATTAAATTTAAATTAGTCATTGGTTTTTATATCTTGACAATCAGTATGTTCTA
Coding sequences within:
- the LOC131629125 gene encoding GDSL esterase/lipase At5g45910-like isoform X1, whose protein sequence is MKILILFSITIACSFLGNLVSNANPLPYEAIFNFGDSTSDTGNSAFDHPPMDKDSPYGSTYFKHPAGRLSNGRLIIDFIAEAYGLPFLPAYKNITKSQEDIKKGVNFAYAGATALEFKYFARSGVRPLATENSLNVQFGWFKKLKPSLCKSKEECNNFFKQSLFLVGEIGGNDVFSHISKTVTELREIVPLIVESITNTTSALIEEGAAELVVPGNFPIGCNAGLLSVVNSQKKEDYDEFGCLISYNTFTEYFNEQLKSSIETLKQKHPQAKIVYFDYYRAAKRLYQAPQQYGFNSDKVEFLKACCGGGGPYNVNEKFCGTPGTTVCSDPSKQINWDGAHFTEAAHKQIAKGLVEGPFANPSLKSAPFKIT
- the LOC131629125 gene encoding GDSL esterase/lipase At5g45910-like isoform X2, with the protein product MDKDSPYGSTYFKHPAGRLSNGRLIIDFIAEAYGLPFLPAYKNITKSQEDIKKGVNFAYAGATALEFKYFARSGVRPLATENSLNVQFGWFKKLKPSLCKSKEECNNFFKQSLFLVGEIGGNDVFSHISKTVTELREIVPLIVESITNTTSALIEEGAAELVVPGNFPIGCNAGLLSVVNSQKKEDYDEFGCLISYNTFTEYFNEQLKSSIETLKQKHPQAKIVYFDYYRAAKRLYQAPQQYGFNSDKVEFLKACCGGGGPYNVNEKFCGTPGTTVCSDPSKQINWDGAHFTEAAHKQIAKGLVEGPFANPSLKSAPFKIT